A stretch of Marinobacter sp. F4206 DNA encodes these proteins:
- a CDS encoding YbaB/EbfC family nucleoid-associated protein produces the protein MMNNMGDLMKKAQKMQEDMQKAQEEIAKAEVTGEAGAGLVKVTMNGRHDVRKVEIDPSLLTEEKEILEDLLAAAVNDAVRRVEANQKDKMSGMMSGMGMPPGFKMPF, from the coding sequence ATGATGAACAATATGGGCGACCTGATGAAAAAGGCCCAGAAAATGCAAGAAGATATGCAGAAAGCGCAGGAAGAAATCGCCAAGGCGGAAGTGACCGGCGAAGCTGGCGCTGGACTGGTAAAAGTCACCATGAACGGCCGCCACGATGTTCGCAAGGTCGAGATTGATCCCTCGCTCCTGACTGAAGAAAAGGAGATTCTAGAGGACCTGCTGGCGGCGGCTGTTAACGATGCTGTGCGCCGGGTGGAGGCGAATCAGAAAGACAAGATGTCCGGAATGATGTCAGGCATGGGTATGCCTCCCGGCTTCAAGATGCCGTTCTGA
- a CDS encoding SDR family oxidoreductase has protein sequence MTQHRRPHILVTGAAGALAQKVINQLRDHCDLVAVDFREQVYLGDDIPSYCIDFNKRVFEDLFRRYEFDGVIHLGRIMSSQLTRMRRYNANVLGTQKMLDLSHKYGIKRVVVLSTFHVYGAVAYNPALIDESAPLKSAGLSADLVDSVELENLANIYLWRYPELNITILRPCNIVGPGVRNSISTLLASERAPVLAGFSPMMQFIHIDDMADAIVLAYNKPVRGVFNVAPQDWVAYQHALKLCSCKRIPIPSVPPVLPSLILRTLNLRSFPSYLMAFFKYPVVIDGRAFAKEFDFKPKRPLKEIFRFYRDNKKPV, from the coding sequence ATGACCCAGCATCGCAGACCACACATTCTTGTTACCGGCGCCGCGGGTGCTTTGGCCCAGAAAGTCATAAACCAGCTGCGCGACCACTGCGACCTGGTCGCCGTTGATTTCCGGGAACAGGTATACCTCGGCGACGACATCCCCAGTTATTGCATTGATTTCAACAAGCGGGTGTTCGAAGACCTGTTTCGCCGCTATGAGTTCGATGGCGTTATCCATCTCGGTCGGATCATGTCGAGCCAGCTCACGCGCATGCGGCGATACAACGCCAACGTGCTGGGAACCCAGAAGATGCTGGACCTGAGCCACAAATACGGCATCAAACGGGTTGTCGTGCTGTCCACGTTCCACGTCTATGGTGCGGTGGCTTACAATCCCGCGCTGATTGATGAATCCGCCCCATTGAAGAGCGCCGGCCTCAGTGCCGACCTGGTGGACTCGGTGGAGCTTGAGAACCTGGCCAATATTTATCTTTGGCGTTACCCGGAGCTCAACATCACTATCCTGAGGCCGTGCAACATTGTCGGGCCCGGCGTGCGGAATTCCATAAGCACATTGCTCGCCAGCGAACGCGCACCGGTGCTGGCTGGCTTCTCGCCGATGATGCAGTTCATTCACATTGATGATATGGCAGACGCCATTGTGCTGGCCTACAACAAACCCGTCCGCGGTGTTTTCAACGTTGCCCCCCAGGACTGGGTGGCCTACCAGCACGCGCTCAAGTTGTGCAGCTGCAAACGGATTCCCATACCATCGGTGCCGCCGGTTCTTCCGTCCCTTATTCTGCGGACATTGAATCTGAGAAGTTTTCCGTCGTACCTGATGGCCTTTTTCAAGTATCCTGTCGTTATCGACGGCAGAGCGTTCGCAAAAGAGTTCGACTTCAAGCCCAAGCGACCGCTCAAGGAAATTTTCCGGTTCTATCGGGACAACAAGAAACCGGTGTAA
- the recR gene encoding recombination mediator RecR: MAFSPLVDELVESLRCLPGVGQKTAQRMAFHLLERGRTGGSRLSDALSSAMTGVRRCDSCQNFADTEICGICENSARRTGTLCVVESPSDLLAIEQAGDYRGGYFVLMGHLSPIDGVGPEEIGIERLLDRVNKEGVTELILATNPTVEGEATAHYIADRLDGRDILITRLAHGIPVGGELGYVDGFTLTHAFRGRKPLSE; this comes from the coding sequence ATGGCCTTTAGCCCGCTCGTAGATGAACTGGTGGAATCGCTTCGGTGTTTGCCCGGAGTGGGGCAGAAGACTGCCCAGCGCATGGCGTTTCACCTGCTGGAGAGGGGACGTACGGGGGGCAGCCGTCTTTCCGATGCATTGAGCAGCGCCATGACTGGCGTCAGACGCTGCGATAGTTGCCAGAACTTTGCCGATACTGAAATATGCGGTATCTGCGAAAACTCGGCCCGACGCACCGGCACCCTGTGCGTGGTCGAAAGCCCGTCGGATCTGCTGGCGATCGAGCAGGCGGGGGACTATCGCGGCGGCTATTTCGTGCTGATGGGGCATCTCTCGCCCATTGATGGTGTAGGACCTGAAGAAATCGGGATTGAGCGCCTACTGGATCGAGTTAACAAAGAGGGCGTGACGGAACTTATTCTTGCCACCAACCCCACTGTCGAAGGGGAAGCGACGGCCCATTATATTGCCGATCGGCTCGATGGTCGCGATATCCTCATTACTCGCCTTGCCCATGGCATTCCGGTCGGGGGCGAACTGGGTTACGTGGACGGTTTCACCCTGACTCACGCCTTCCGCGGCCGCAAGCCACTCTCCGAATAA
- the prsK gene encoding XrtA/PEP-CTERM system histidine kinase PrsK: MLSDFSVISHVAAALTFGLLAVLVATRYVRRDVDRALFLAAIVTTLWSSALVMQSLLGYPGFFIRYLLELLRYAAWILLLFAMLRNAFRQGSLTGQLKQLLGISTTVLLFLLLGFGVLEYVFGLSILNGKTRLLGQIALSLLGLSLVEQIWRNSPGFGRSSIKYLCIGVATLFAFDFFMYADALLFGQVADSFWNARGFVNALLVPLFAINVINTRKQPVDFQLSHAAVFHAGTLIFAGAYLLCLAIGGYYVRVLGGDWGDALQVLFFTISLAFLATLVLSRRIRAKLMVLISRNFFDYKYDYRDEWLKMTRELANLGDEPPLPERVTRILAGLVESNAGAIWLKGEQASYVLKASVNISPPRYTVIDEDSELVRFFKHREWVVDLREYRADPVSYDLLEIPDAIARMRDAWLIIPLYLGNELYGIAMVGTPYAKVELNWENFDLVKVVARQTCNLLAQADAQHRLSRAMQFEAVSKASAFMIHDLKTVIAQLSLLVKNASKHRNNPAFIDDMINTTDHAVRKMSNLVDHMRRPSSDTGGDLKVLDLTRLVAELLDHYSQQRPAPHLEGNPPQAMILADDEQLRSVLGHLIQNAQDATPPEGEITLTLKIAKGNVVLFIHDSGCGMTEEFINYQLFKPFESTKGLTGMGIGAFQAREYLQELGGNIDVTSEPGVGSCFSLRIPLAKTDLEANEEIPKEILSENDPSRESAN, encoded by the coding sequence ATGCTAAGCGACTTCAGTGTAATCAGTCATGTGGCGGCGGCCCTCACCTTCGGGTTACTGGCCGTTCTCGTCGCCACCCGATACGTCAGGCGCGATGTTGACCGCGCCCTGTTTCTGGCTGCAATTGTCACAACTCTCTGGTCCTCGGCACTGGTTATGCAGAGCCTGCTGGGGTACCCCGGTTTTTTTATCCGCTACCTGCTGGAACTGCTGCGGTACGCAGCCTGGATCCTTCTGCTCTTCGCAATGCTCCGAAATGCCTTTCGCCAGGGCAGCCTGACCGGACAACTGAAGCAGTTGCTCGGCATTTCCACCACCGTCCTGCTCTTTCTCCTCCTTGGCTTCGGCGTGCTCGAGTATGTTTTCGGGCTGTCCATTCTGAACGGCAAAACGCGACTTCTGGGGCAGATTGCCCTATCCCTGCTCGGTCTGTCCCTGGTTGAACAGATCTGGCGAAACTCCCCAGGGTTCGGTCGCTCAAGCATAAAATACCTGTGCATCGGTGTGGCCACACTGTTCGCTTTCGATTTCTTCATGTATGCCGATGCTTTGCTGTTTGGCCAGGTGGCGGACTCCTTCTGGAATGCCCGTGGATTCGTGAACGCCCTGCTCGTTCCACTGTTTGCCATTAATGTTATCAATACACGCAAACAACCGGTGGATTTCCAGCTTTCCCATGCCGCGGTGTTCCACGCCGGCACACTGATCTTTGCGGGTGCCTACCTGCTTTGCCTGGCCATCGGCGGCTACTATGTCCGGGTACTTGGAGGGGACTGGGGGGATGCCCTCCAGGTCCTGTTCTTCACCATTTCACTGGCCTTCCTGGCGACTCTCGTCCTGTCTCGCCGGATCCGTGCAAAACTGATGGTCCTCATCAGCCGGAATTTCTTCGACTACAAGTACGACTATCGTGACGAATGGCTAAAAATGACCCGGGAACTGGCCAACCTGGGGGACGAACCTCCCCTTCCCGAACGCGTAACACGGATTCTGGCCGGTCTGGTTGAAAGCAATGCCGGTGCAATCTGGCTCAAGGGCGAACAGGCGAGTTATGTCCTGAAGGCCTCGGTAAATATCTCACCGCCCAGATACACCGTCATTGATGAGGATTCCGAGCTTGTCCGCTTTTTCAAGCACCGAGAATGGGTCGTCGACCTGCGCGAATACCGGGCCGATCCCGTCAGCTACGATTTGCTTGAAATTCCCGATGCCATTGCAAGGATGCGGGATGCATGGCTGATCATTCCCCTCTACCTCGGCAACGAACTCTATGGCATTGCCATGGTCGGAACCCCCTACGCAAAAGTGGAACTGAACTGGGAGAACTTTGATCTGGTCAAGGTGGTCGCCAGGCAGACCTGCAACCTCCTGGCCCAGGCGGATGCTCAGCACCGGCTATCCCGGGCAATGCAGTTTGAGGCCGTCAGCAAGGCCTCAGCCTTCATGATTCATGACTTGAAAACGGTGATCGCCCAGCTTTCGTTGCTGGTCAAAAACGCGTCCAAGCACCGGAACAACCCTGCTTTCATTGACGATATGATCAATACCACGGATCACGCCGTCCGCAAGATGTCGAATCTCGTTGATCATATGCGCAGGCCCTCAAGTGATACTGGCGGCGATCTAAAGGTGCTGGATCTGACCAGGCTGGTTGCTGAGCTTCTCGACCATTACAGCCAGCAACGCCCCGCCCCCCACCTTGAGGGGAACCCTCCACAAGCGATGATCCTGGCGGATGACGAGCAGTTGCGGAGCGTTCTGGGACACCTTATCCAGAATGCCCAGGATGCAACCCCTCCGGAAGGAGAGATCACACTGACCCTGAAGATTGCCAAGGGCAATGTCGTTCTGTTTATTCACGATTCCGGTTGCGGGATGACAGAAGAGTTCATCAACTATCAGTTGTTCAAGCCATTTGAGAGTACAAAAGGCCTGACCGGGATGGGAATCGGGGCGTTCCAGGCCAGAGAGTATCTCCAGGAGCTCGGCGGGAATATTGATGTAACCAGTGAACCCGGGGTGGGCTCCTGTTTCTCACTGCGAATTCCCCTTGCCAAGACTGACCTTGAAGCCAACGAAGAGATTCCTAAGGAGATACTATCCGAGAACGACCCCTCCAGAGAGAGCGCCAATTAA
- a CDS encoding D-hexose-6-phosphate mutarotase, whose translation MSESSNRPPLSLSPGQWSFTRWKTIGQLEALDVHHPLFRATVFLQGAHLTQFAPRDEADWLWLSDTARLEPGRAIRGGIPVCWPWFGDPSRNAPEVRKRIHTSSAHGFARSALWKLEDVRESAHEVEISLSLDANEDFADVWTGHALALITFSFSVRGCQVALTTTNIGSEPLAFSQALHSYFPTADISRSRVLGLGNSNFVDTLKNWDYFIQEGPVYFEGETDRIYESGEPLTIVTPAGSRKLKSVGSDSTVVWNPGPDKAARLSDFPDHAWKNMLCVETANASGDYRVLYEGQSHTLGVLIGRS comes from the coding sequence ATGTCTGAAAGCAGTAACCGACCGCCACTCTCACTCTCTCCCGGCCAGTGGTCCTTTACACGCTGGAAAACGATCGGGCAGCTTGAAGCACTGGACGTTCACCACCCACTCTTCAGGGCAACGGTTTTCCTGCAGGGAGCTCACCTGACCCAGTTTGCCCCGAGGGACGAGGCCGACTGGCTTTGGTTGAGTGATACCGCCCGACTGGAACCGGGGCGGGCTATCCGGGGAGGCATACCGGTGTGCTGGCCCTGGTTTGGGGATCCCTCCAGAAATGCACCTGAAGTCCGGAAACGGATCCACACCAGCAGTGCCCACGGCTTTGCCAGATCCGCCCTCTGGAAACTTGAGGATGTTCGCGAAAGTGCCCATGAGGTAGAGATCAGCCTGTCACTCGATGCCAACGAAGATTTCGCCGATGTCTGGACCGGTCATGCGCTCGCCCTGATCACGTTCAGCTTTTCTGTTCGCGGTTGCCAGGTTGCGCTGACGACAACCAACATTGGCAGCGAGCCACTGGCGTTCAGCCAGGCACTGCATAGCTATTTCCCCACGGCCGATATTTCACGAAGCCGGGTTCTTGGGCTGGGAAACAGCAACTTCGTCGACACCCTGAAAAACTGGGATTACTTCATTCAGGAAGGGCCCGTCTATTTTGAAGGGGAAACCGACAGAATTTATGAGAGCGGGGAACCTCTGACGATCGTTACACCCGCAGGGAGTCGCAAACTGAAGTCCGTAGGTAGCGACTCCACAGTGGTCTGGAATCCAGGGCCGGACAAAGCGGCTCGACTCTCCGATTTCCCCGATCACGCCTGGAAAAATATGCTGTGTGTAGAAACCGCGAACGCCAGTGGAGACTACCGTGTGCTCTATGAGGGCCAAAGCCACACTCTGGGCGTTCTGATTGGACGCAGCTGA
- a CDS encoding 2OG-Fe(II) oxygenase, with the protein MDQSVVIPITAPQLDQASSDNFLDAVANGECLTDVETGNDGAIDCLWLDDVADGLSEYGWITLDVGGRLGRPLLAALASEVSVLERCDAMKSAGIGRGNDLVRDRSVRRDKIAWLQGITAPQAALFEFFEEMRLGLNQRLFLGLKRFESHFATYQPGDFYRKHLDSFQGRASRVVSLVLYLNEDWQAGQGGELRVFNRESESEVCGLVTPEAGRMVLFLSEEIPHEVLPAHRTRYSLACWFRQDEVPLPL; encoded by the coding sequence ATGGATCAGTCAGTTGTTATCCCCATCACCGCCCCGCAGCTTGATCAGGCCAGTTCCGATAACTTCCTGGATGCCGTGGCCAATGGCGAGTGTCTCACCGATGTGGAAACCGGTAATGACGGCGCCATTGACTGTCTTTGGTTAGACGATGTCGCGGACGGGCTGAGCGAGTACGGCTGGATCACTCTGGATGTGGGAGGGCGCCTGGGTCGACCGCTTCTGGCTGCATTGGCTTCGGAGGTTTCCGTGCTGGAGCGTTGCGACGCCATGAAGAGCGCCGGTATTGGGCGTGGCAATGATCTGGTGCGTGACAGATCGGTACGTCGGGACAAGATCGCCTGGCTGCAAGGCATTACCGCACCTCAGGCTGCGCTCTTTGAGTTTTTCGAAGAGATGCGCCTGGGTCTTAACCAGCGACTATTCCTTGGTCTCAAGCGTTTCGAAAGCCACTTTGCGACCTATCAGCCGGGTGATTTTTACAGGAAACACCTGGACAGTTTTCAGGGGCGTGCATCCAGGGTGGTCAGCCTGGTGCTCTATCTGAATGAAGATTGGCAGGCCGGGCAGGGTGGAGAGCTTCGTGTTTTTAATCGGGAAAGCGAGAGCGAAGTGTGCGGCCTGGTTACCCCGGAAGCGGGGCGAATGGTGCTGTTTCTCAGCGAAGAAATCCCCCACGAGGTCTTGCCCGCTCATCGCACCCGTTACAGTCTTGCCTGCTGGTTCAGGCAGGATGAAGTGCCTCTGCCATTGTAG
- a CDS encoding YcgN family cysteine cluster protein: MIAQIPFWQRKRLHEMNSTEWESLCDGCGKCCLNKLEDEDTGEVYHTDLVCRYMDEATCRCTVYSERLKKVPGCTVLTADTVNDYHWLPYTCAYRTLAEGRPLADWHPLRSGDPASVHEAGVSIRDKVVSEDQVPEEDWEEHIIHWII; encoded by the coding sequence ATGATTGCCCAGATTCCCTTCTGGCAACGAAAACGCCTCCATGAGATGAATTCGACCGAATGGGAATCCCTGTGCGATGGCTGCGGCAAATGCTGTCTGAACAAGCTTGAGGATGAGGATACCGGCGAGGTCTATCATACCGATCTGGTGTGTCGGTATATGGATGAAGCGACCTGTCGTTGCACCGTCTACTCCGAACGATTGAAAAAGGTACCCGGGTGCACGGTGCTGACAGCGGATACCGTCAACGACTACCATTGGCTCCCATACACGTGTGCTTATCGCACCCTGGCTGAAGGCAGACCGCTGGCGGACTGGCACCCCCTGCGCAGTGGCGATCCTGCCTCCGTTCACGAGGCGGGGGTTTCCATTCGAGACAAGGTAGTCTCTGAGGATCAGGTTCCTGAAGAGGACTGGGAAGAACACATCATTCACTGGATTATTTAA
- the dnaX gene encoding DNA polymerase III subunit gamma/tau — MSYQVLARKWRPRTFEDMVGQEHVLQALIHALENQRLHHAYLFTGTRGVGKTTIGRLLARCLNCETGITPRPCGECSSCTEIQEGRFVDLIEIDAASRTGVDDMRELTDNVQYAPTRGRYKVYLIDEVHMLTNQSFNAFLKTLEEPPEHVKFLLATTDPQKLPVTVLSRCLQFNLKRMTPEHIAGHLQHVLTEEQISFEDPALWLLARAADGSMRDALSLTDQAIAFGNQKLAASDVSNMLGTIDQRDVERLVQALVERDGPGLLSEINRISDFAPDYSVILADLLSLFHRVTMEQVVPGTADNALGDAAQVQTLARKLSAEDAQLFYQAALMGRKDLAITPDARMGFEMTLLRMLAFRPGADRREPPAVSSGGQAGSGAARDEPDPAPAPRGEPSAPVDPAPANEPEPANDSTRDPVSEVAGDGVDESEQATVSPPTDDSHDDSWLASLDAQAAAEPEPEPESGQELARETEREPDIQPVESEPLPDYEPSASDEQSEPEALRPEESESSTPPEQEPVPQSGGEFVWERDFRSLGIVGMPGNLASHGALSWQGDTVVLTIDAGHARLLNARHEEKILTGLRNRFGATTDLRVEPGNPGPHTPAAFEERQRKARQQAAEESIRKDPAVQSIVERFGARVVEDSIRPIETSRR; from the coding sequence ATGAGCTACCAGGTACTTGCCCGTAAATGGCGACCCCGAACGTTTGAAGACATGGTGGGTCAGGAACATGTGCTCCAGGCACTGATTCATGCCCTGGAGAACCAGCGCCTGCACCACGCCTATCTGTTTACCGGTACCCGGGGTGTCGGTAAAACCACCATTGGTCGATTGCTGGCACGATGCCTGAACTGTGAGACGGGGATTACTCCACGGCCTTGCGGGGAGTGCTCAAGTTGCACTGAGATCCAGGAAGGCCGGTTTGTCGACCTGATTGAGATTGATGCCGCGTCCAGAACCGGCGTGGACGACATGCGGGAACTCACTGACAATGTTCAGTATGCGCCCACCCGTGGCCGCTACAAGGTGTACCTCATTGACGAGGTTCACATGCTGACCAATCAGTCGTTCAATGCCTTTCTGAAAACCCTGGAAGAGCCCCCGGAACACGTAAAATTCCTGCTGGCAACCACCGATCCCCAGAAGCTGCCGGTGACGGTGCTGTCCCGTTGTCTGCAGTTCAATCTCAAACGCATGACGCCGGAGCATATTGCCGGTCACCTTCAGCACGTCCTCACCGAAGAGCAGATTTCTTTCGAAGATCCAGCCCTGTGGCTTCTGGCCCGGGCAGCTGACGGCAGTATGCGTGATGCCCTGAGCTTGACGGATCAGGCCATTGCCTTCGGGAACCAGAAGCTGGCGGCAAGCGATGTCAGCAACATGCTGGGTACCATTGATCAGCGGGATGTAGAGCGTCTGGTGCAGGCGCTGGTTGAAAGGGATGGCCCGGGACTGTTGTCCGAAATCAACCGGATCTCGGACTTTGCGCCTGATTACAGCGTCATTCTTGCTGACCTGCTGTCACTATTCCATCGGGTGACCATGGAGCAGGTGGTGCCGGGCACTGCAGACAATGCCCTGGGCGATGCTGCCCAGGTCCAGACATTAGCACGCAAATTGAGCGCCGAGGATGCCCAGCTTTTCTATCAGGCAGCTTTGATGGGGCGCAAGGATCTGGCCATTACGCCGGACGCGCGTATGGGCTTCGAGATGACCTTGTTGCGCATGCTGGCGTTTCGCCCCGGTGCCGACCGACGGGAGCCGCCCGCGGTAAGCTCCGGAGGACAGGCCGGGTCTGGGGCAGCCCGGGATGAACCCGACCCCGCACCCGCGCCACGAGGCGAGCCCAGTGCGCCTGTTGATCCCGCACCTGCTAATGAGCCCGAGCCTGCGAACGACAGCACGCGTGATCCGGTCAGTGAGGTCGCCGGGGACGGTGTGGATGAAAGTGAACAGGCCACAGTGTCGCCCCCGACCGACGACTCCCACGACGATTCCTGGCTCGCCAGTCTCGACGCGCAGGCCGCCGCCGAGCCAGAACCTGAGCCTGAATCCGGACAGGAGCTGGCGAGGGAGACCGAGCGTGAGCCCGACATTCAACCAGTGGAGTCTGAACCTCTCCCAGATTACGAGCCCTCTGCATCGGATGAGCAGTCGGAGCCGGAAGCGTTGCGTCCAGAGGAATCTGAGTCCTCCACGCCGCCGGAGCAGGAACCGGTTCCGCAATCGGGTGGCGAGTTTGTGTGGGAGCGGGATTTCAGGTCTCTGGGCATCGTCGGCATGCCGGGAAATCTGGCCAGCCACGGGGCGTTGTCATGGCAAGGAGATACCGTTGTCCTGACCATTGATGCCGGCCATGCGCGTCTCCTGAACGCGCGACATGAAGAAAAGATTCTGACCGGCTTGAGAAATCGCTTTGGCGCTACTACTGATTTACGTGTGGAGCCGGGTAACCCTGGGCCCCATACACCGGCGGCCTTTGAAGAGCGCCAGCGGAAGGCTCGTCAGCAGGCGGCTGAAGAGTCAATTCGCAAGGATCCGGCCGTGCAGTCCATCGTTGAACGATTCGGTGCCCGGGTAGTCGAAGACAGTATCCGGCCGATAGAGACAAGCAGGAGATAG
- a CDS encoding HRDC domain-containing protein, which yields MTLLNPAVDVPPAPDTIHWLREPAALDQWLEKGSGAPLALDTEFERVNTFYPIPGLVQLGLRGEFCLVDPEVAEASSRFRDVLADPETPKLLYAMSEDLELFRRWLGIQPRGVLDLQIGAAMAGAGFSLGYARLVETLFGETLDKSATRSDWLSRPLSEAQQSYAVDDIRFLEPMYRWLEERLRERELISAFREESERFAEELARQDDPGKHYLKLRGGWTLSPQQQGVLRELVKWREQECERRDRPRNRVLGDPLLIAIAEKMPGSTGALSNIQGIPSGAVRRYGDTLLQLVEKGRTADNSGLQRIAPPLTRDQQAYFKLLKRLFVKSAEEADIPVELLAPRKRLEKVVQERSLDNHPFFQGWRERILAPFRADIEELLAS from the coding sequence ATGACACTTTTGAATCCGGCTGTTGACGTTCCCCCGGCACCAGACACCATTCATTGGCTCCGGGAGCCGGCGGCTCTGGATCAGTGGCTGGAGAAGGGCAGCGGCGCACCGTTAGCGCTCGATACTGAATTCGAGCGGGTTAATACTTTTTATCCAATTCCCGGGCTGGTGCAGCTCGGCCTCCGGGGTGAGTTCTGTCTTGTCGATCCGGAAGTGGCCGAAGCATCTTCCCGATTCCGGGATGTCCTGGCGGATCCCGAAACGCCAAAGCTACTCTATGCCATGAGTGAGGATCTGGAGCTGTTTCGTCGGTGGCTGGGTATTCAGCCCAGAGGCGTGCTGGACCTGCAAATTGGGGCCGCTATGGCTGGCGCCGGTTTTTCACTCGGTTATGCCCGTCTGGTAGAAACTCTGTTTGGTGAGACCCTGGACAAGTCGGCCACCCGGTCCGACTGGCTGTCCCGGCCATTGTCGGAAGCACAGCAGAGTTACGCAGTGGATGATATTCGATTCCTGGAGCCGATGTACCGATGGCTTGAGGAGCGTTTGCGTGAGCGGGAGCTTATTTCAGCCTTCCGCGAGGAGTCTGAGCGTTTTGCCGAGGAATTGGCCCGTCAGGACGATCCCGGTAAGCATTACCTTAAGCTCCGCGGAGGCTGGACGCTCAGTCCTCAGCAGCAGGGGGTATTGAGGGAGCTTGTGAAATGGCGCGAGCAGGAATGCGAACGCCGGGACCGTCCCCGGAACCGCGTATTGGGAGATCCCCTGTTGATCGCTATTGCGGAAAAAATGCCGGGATCGACCGGCGCACTTTCGAACATTCAAGGAATTCCATCCGGAGCCGTGCGGCGATACGGCGATACCCTGCTGCAACTTGTTGAAAAGGGGCGTACGGCGGATAATTCCGGGCTTCAGCGGATCGCCCCTCCGCTAACGCGTGATCAGCAGGCGTACTTCAAACTGTTAAAGCGCCTGTTCGTAAAATCAGCGGAAGAAGCCGATATACCGGTGGAATTGCTGGCACCAAGAAAACGTCTTGAAAAGGTTGTCCAGGAACGAAGTCTGGATAACCACCCCTTTTTCCAGGGGTGGCGGGAGCGCATCCTGGCGCCATTCAGGGCGGATATAGAGGAACTACTGGCATCATGA
- a CDS encoding YcgL domain-containing protein, with translation MKEREFVSVFRSSKKRDTYIYVRRGQAWEDLPESLRGIFGQPVHSMDLIMTPDRKLARTTGKQVLEALAEKDFYLQMPEEQDSYVVDFRKKLEQRDK, from the coding sequence ATGAAAGAACGGGAATTTGTTTCTGTATTTCGCAGCAGCAAGAAACGCGATACCTACATCTACGTTCGCCGGGGACAGGCCTGGGAGGATCTCCCGGAGAGCCTTCGGGGCATTTTTGGTCAGCCGGTGCATTCAATGGACCTGATCATGACGCCGGATCGGAAACTGGCGCGGACGACCGGTAAGCAGGTCCTGGAAGCACTGGCGGAAAAAGATTTTTATCTGCAAATGCCGGAAGAGCAGGACAGCTACGTGGTCGATTTCCGCAAGAAGCTGGAGCAGCGCGACAAATGA
- a CDS encoding lysophospholipid acyltransferase family protein has product MSLASFLKSRLIPEDLEQHVNRIRKPIGTLGYDPWGYNNEAIKYGLALTRQIYEKYFRVQAHGVEKIPSEGPVLIIANHSGQLPIDGILIGYALASRNEKPRMPRAMIERFFPTVPWLGNLLNEVGAVLGDPVNCAKMLANDEAVIVFPEGIRGSGKLYRDRYELKRFGNGFMHLAMKYKAPIVPVGVVGCEETIPAIANIKPLAKTLGIPYAPVALPVVLPAKVHLNFGDPMYFDDLEIPEEQVTERVEKVKAEISRLIDKGLSERKRLF; this is encoded by the coding sequence ATGAGTCTGGCATCGTTTTTAAAATCCAGGCTAATTCCTGAAGATCTGGAGCAACACGTCAATCGCATTCGCAAACCCATCGGTACGCTGGGTTACGACCCCTGGGGTTACAACAACGAAGCGATCAAATACGGGCTCGCGCTGACCCGGCAGATCTACGAAAAATACTTTCGCGTTCAGGCCCATGGCGTCGAGAAAATCCCATCCGAGGGGCCTGTTCTGATTATTGCCAATCACAGCGGCCAGTTGCCGATAGACGGCATCCTCATCGGCTATGCCCTGGCCTCCCGAAACGAAAAGCCGCGTATGCCACGAGCCATGATCGAGCGATTCTTTCCCACCGTTCCCTGGCTCGGAAACTTGCTCAACGAAGTGGGCGCGGTACTCGGTGACCCGGTGAACTGCGCCAAGATGCTGGCCAATGACGAAGCCGTCATCGTCTTCCCGGAGGGCATCCGGGGCTCCGGCAAGCTTTACCGGGATCGCTACGAACTCAAGCGGTTTGGCAACGGCTTCATGCACCTGGCTATGAAATACAAGGCCCCGATTGTGCCTGTGGGTGTCGTGGGCTGCGAAGAAACCATCCCTGCCATTGCCAACATCAAGCCGCTGGCCAAAACGCTGGGCATCCCCTACGCCCCGGTTGCCCTGCCGGTGGTATTGCCGGCAAAGGTGCACCTCAATTTTGGCGACCCAATGTACTTTGATGACCTGGAAATACCGGAAGAACAGGTCACCGAACGTGTTGAAAAGGTGAAAGCGGAGATAAGCCGGTTGATTGACAAGGGATTGAGTGAACGGAAAAGGCTTTTTTGA